The Megalops cyprinoides isolate fMegCyp1 chromosome 22, fMegCyp1.pri, whole genome shotgun sequence genome contains a region encoding:
- the LOC118769821 gene encoding probable E3 ubiquitin-protein ligase HERC6 isoform X3 — translation MYCWGDGSNGQLGVFLEDESVVLVPKDGNFSVGQISQIASGEQHTVFLTTLGKILTCGRNSNGQLGRPKNKHKKTPVEVEGLGAVVGVACGRDHCLALCEPGQVYSWGCGSEGQLGTGTPHTKTAKPRQVQIPSPMPIPITQIACGNFHSLALTKGGDVFAWGQNAYGQLGLGKAVSMQHAPCPVLSLTGVPVVQISAGGEHSFLLSHSGLVYCCGANAEGQLGLNRVDMKGRFSLCEVPALRLLAVSSISCGEAHSAVLTKDGRVFTFGEGSRGQLGHNSTTNELLPRRVERLEGQASQVACGSHHTLVLMSSGSLLAFGSGDKGQLGTGNMEDCILPIPVKQTWSCAEPSTQSMTEMTISAGWNTGFLHFAPRQSSEIKDQICKVNEEKLKKWMTLKTVSKDAEREISLVFSSSSSLVANFTCNSEPPVPAGSIDMCAVRRTFTQLKEMPQITKLISLVPLIEYLFGASPVMKSVDIFLILPECHVLHEDVNIITTVLPLAEAIVRLSDTAIKLLRKRWSSLEPNVVVKHIHMWKRAVAFLVKSGLLRAFNSGVKNVLQTLKHMHKANKSAAHKVPLEEFCIEEIGLIPLLQQDVTLWRQFSRMQDTDQTPAIFCRFPFVLDLPSKVFVFHFDATTAKVAHHMDHKMKLASCPFDLPPSPYFHLQVKRTALIDDTFRQLSAADQDDLRKELVVVFVEDMKQNDVNKRDLFLHLFDELLAPKSRMFIYNESETLVWFPSKPELQVKRYYLFGVLCGMAMHNNNMVHLPFPLALFKKMLEVKPSLEDLKEFSPVLGKSLESILQYNEEVLKNMDLTFSVSWDGKEVDLDPSEKGKLVTHANKKEFVNAYVDYILNKSVEKVFEEFRRGFYKNTQYEGGYHPRHSNIMAFWEVFEDLSPKQKKGFLLFLTGCDRVPILGMAQVKMRVGVLSNSSQEHFPESFTCHTLLLLPDYQTKERLHAKLTSAIADNRGFWKD, via the exons ATGTATTGCTGGGGAGACGGATCGAACGGTCAACTCGGCGTGTTCCTGGAAGACGAGAGTGTTGTCCTGGTACCCAAAGACGGAAATTTTTCTGTTGGACAGATTTCACAAATAGCGAGCGGTGAACaacacacagtgtttctcaCAACACTCGGGAAGATTTTGACATGCGGACGAAATTCAAATGGACAGCTTGGTAGACCAaagaacaaacataaaaaaacgcCAG TGGAAGTGGAAGGCCTGGGTGCAGTTGTAGGTGTGGCCTGTGGGCGGGACCATTGCCTAGCCCTCTGTGAGCCTGGACAGGTGTACTCCTGGGGATGTGGCAGTGAGGGCCAGCTGGGCACTGGCACCCCTCATACAAAGACTGCAAAACCAAG ACAGGTGCAGATACCGTCACCTATGCCAATACCAATAACTCAAATAGCATGTGGAAATTTCCATTCACTGGCACTTACAAAAG GGGGTGATGTTTTTGCTTGGGGTCAGAATGCTTATGGGCAGCTTGGCCTTGGGAAGGCTGTTTCCATGCAGCATGCCCCATGTCCAGTCCTGTCTCTCACTGGAGTCCCCGTGGTGCAGATCTCTGCAGGAGGAGAGCACAGCTTTCTGCTGTCTCACTCAGGGCTGGTCTACTGCTGTGGGGCTAATGCTGAGGGGCAGCTCGGGCTCAATAGAGTGGACATGAAAG GCAGATTTTCACTGTGTGAAGTACCAGCTCTCAGACTTCTTGCTGTTTCCAGCATAAGCTGTGGTGAAGCTCATTCTGCTGTTCTCACAAAG GATGGCAGAGTGTTCACCTTTGGGGAAGGAAGCCGTGGCCAACTTGGACATAACTCCACCACTAATGAACTCCTGCCCAGGAGAGTGGAGAGGCTTGAGGGCCAAGCCTCACAGGTAGCATGTGGCAG ccATCACACATTGGTGCTCATGTCTTCTGGATCACTCCTAGCCTTTGGCAGTGGGGATAAAGGTCAGCTGGGAACGGGCAACATGGAGGACTGTATTCTGCCCATCCCAGTGAAGCAGACCTGGAGCTGTGCTGAACCTTCTACACAGAGTATGACAG AAATGACAATATCGGCTGGATGGAATACGGGATTCCTCCACTTTGCACCACGACAG aGTTCTGAAATAAAAGACCAAATATGCAAAGTGAATGAGGAGAAACTTAAAAAATGGATGACACTGAAAACAGTCAGCAAAGATGCAGAGAG AGAGATCTCATTGGTATTTTCCTCAAGTTCAAGTCTTGTTGCAAATTTTACTTGTAACAG TGAACCTCCTGTCCCAGCTGGTTCCATTGACATGTGTGCTGTCAGAAGGACTTTCACCCAGCTGAAGGAAATGCCCCAGATCACCAAACTG ATTTCCCTGGTGCCCTTGATAGAATATCTGTTTGGGGCATCTCCAGTCATGAAGTCAGTTGACATCTTCCTGATTCTACCTGAGTGCCATGTTCTCCATGAAGATGTGAACATCATTACCACTGTTCTGCCATTAGCAGAAGCCATTGTTCGGCTCAGTGACACGGCCATCAAATTACTGA GAAAACGGTGGTCCTCTTTGGAGCCAAATGTGGTGGTGAAGCACATCCACATGTGGAAACGCGCTGTGGCCTTTCTGGTTAAATCAGGGCTTCTAAGGGCCTTCAACTCCGGGGTGAAAAATGTGCTCCAGACTCTGAAGCACATGCACAAA GCAAACAAAAGTGCAGCGCATAAAGTTCCTTTGGAAGAGTTCTGCATAGAGGAGATTGGCTTGATCCCCCTCCTGCAGCAGGACGTGACCCTGTGGCGTCAATTCTCACGGATGCAG GACACAGACCAGACTCCTGCCATCTTTTGCCGCTTTCCTTTTGTTCTGGATTTGCCGAGTAAGGTCTTTGTCTTCCATTTTGATGCAACCACAGCAAAG GTGGCACATCACATGGACCATAAAATGAAGCTAGCCTCATGTCCTTTTGACCTGCCTCCCAGTCCTTATTTTCACCTGCAAGTGAAGCGCACAGCGCTGATTGATGACACCTTCAGACAACTGAGTGCAGCTGATCAGGACGATCTCAGGAAGGAGCTTGTT GTAGTCTTTGTTGAAGACATGAAGCAGAACGATGTTAACAAAAGGGACTTGTTTCTACACCTCTTTGATGAGCTGCTAGCACCAAAGTCCAGGATGTTCATATACAATGAATCAGAAACCTTGGTGTGGTTTCCTTCCAAG cctgagctgcaggtgaagAGATATTACCTGTTTGGGGTTCTGTGTGGAATGGCCATGCACAATAACAACATGGTGCACCTGCCATTCCCCCTGGCCTTGTTCAAGAAGATGCTGGAGGTGAAGCCCTCACTGGAGGATCTGAAAGAGTTCAGCCCTGTCCTAGGAAA GAGCTTGGAGAGCATCTTGCAGTACAATGAAGAGGTGTTGAAGAATATGGACTTGACCTTTTCT GTGAGCTGGGATGGCAAAGAAGTGGACCTAGATCCCTCTGAAAAGGGCAAACTGGTCACTCATGCTAACAA GAAAGAATTTGTCAATGCCTATGTGGATTACATCCTAAACAAATCTGTGGAGAAGGTTTTTGAGGAATTCAGGAGAGGATTTTACAAG AACACACAGTATGAGGGAGGTTACCACCCAAGACATTCTAACATCATGGCTTTCTGGGAGGTGTTTGAGGATCTGTCTCCAAAGCAGAAAAAGGGCTTCCTCT TGTTTCTCACAGGCTGTGATCGAGTCCCCATCTTGGGGATGGCCCAGGTAAAGATGAGAGTTGGAGTCCTATCTAATTCTTCCCAGGAGCACTTCCCCGAGTCCTTCACCTGCCACACACTCCTGCTGTTGCCTGATTACCAGACGAAAGAGAGGCTCCATGCCAAGCTCACCTCAGCCATTGCTGACAACAGGGGCTTTTGGAAGGACTGA
- the LOC118769821 gene encoding probable E3 ubiquitin-protein ligase HERC6 isoform X2 yields MYCWGDGSNGQLGVFLEDESVVLVPKDGNFSVGQISQIASGEQHTVFLTTLGKILTCGRNSNGQLGRPKNKHKKTPVEVEGLGAVVGVACGRDHCLALCEPGQVYSWGCGSEGQLGTGTPHTKTAKPRQVQIPSPMPIPITQIACGNFHSLALTKGGDVFAWGQNAYGQLGLGKAVSMQHAPCPVLSLTGVPVVQISAGGEHSFLLSHSGLVYCCGANAEGQLGLNRVDMKGRFSLCEVPALRLLAVSSISCGEAHSAVLTKDGRVFTFGEGSRGQLGHNSTTNELLPRRVERLEGQASQVACGSHHTLVLMSSGSLLAFGSGDKGQLGTGNMEDCILPIPVKQTWSCAEPSTQKMTISAGWNTGFLHFAPRQSSEIKDQICKVNEEKLKKWMTLKTVSKDAEREISLVFSSSSSLVANFTCNSEPPVPAGSIDMCAVRRTFTQLKEMPQITKLISLVPLIEYLFGASPVMKSVDIFLILPECHVLHEDVNIITTVLPLAEAIVRLSDTAIKLLRKRWSSLEPNVVVKHIHMWKRAVAFLVKSGLLRAFNSGVKNVLQTLKHMHKANKSAAHKVPLEEFCIEEIGLIPLLQQDVTLWRQFSRMQDTDQTPAIFCRFPFVLDLPSKVFVFHFDATTAKVAHHMDHKMKLASCPFDLPPSPYFHLQVKRTALIDDTFRQLSAADQDDLRKELVVVFVEDMKQNDVNKRDLFLHLFDELLAPKSRMFIYNESETLVWFPSKPELQVKRYYLFGVLCGMAMHNNNMVHLPFPLALFKKMLEVKPSLEDLKEFSPVLGKSLESILQYNEEVLKNMDLTFSVSWDGKEVDLDPSEKGKLVTHANKKEFVNAYVDYILNKSVEKVFEEFRRGFYKVCDMDVVQFFQPQELRGVLVGKEDYDWDILKQNTQYEGGYHPRHSNIMAFWEVFEDLSPKQKKGFLLFLTGCDRVPILGMAQVKMRVGVLSNSSQEHFPESFTCHTLLLLPDYQTKERLHAKLTSAIADNRGFWKD; encoded by the exons ATGTATTGCTGGGGAGACGGATCGAACGGTCAACTCGGCGTGTTCCTGGAAGACGAGAGTGTTGTCCTGGTACCCAAAGACGGAAATTTTTCTGTTGGACAGATTTCACAAATAGCGAGCGGTGAACaacacacagtgtttctcaCAACACTCGGGAAGATTTTGACATGCGGACGAAATTCAAATGGACAGCTTGGTAGACCAaagaacaaacataaaaaaacgcCAG TGGAAGTGGAAGGCCTGGGTGCAGTTGTAGGTGTGGCCTGTGGGCGGGACCATTGCCTAGCCCTCTGTGAGCCTGGACAGGTGTACTCCTGGGGATGTGGCAGTGAGGGCCAGCTGGGCACTGGCACCCCTCATACAAAGACTGCAAAACCAAG ACAGGTGCAGATACCGTCACCTATGCCAATACCAATAACTCAAATAGCATGTGGAAATTTCCATTCACTGGCACTTACAAAAG GGGGTGATGTTTTTGCTTGGGGTCAGAATGCTTATGGGCAGCTTGGCCTTGGGAAGGCTGTTTCCATGCAGCATGCCCCATGTCCAGTCCTGTCTCTCACTGGAGTCCCCGTGGTGCAGATCTCTGCAGGAGGAGAGCACAGCTTTCTGCTGTCTCACTCAGGGCTGGTCTACTGCTGTGGGGCTAATGCTGAGGGGCAGCTCGGGCTCAATAGAGTGGACATGAAAG GCAGATTTTCACTGTGTGAAGTACCAGCTCTCAGACTTCTTGCTGTTTCCAGCATAAGCTGTGGTGAAGCTCATTCTGCTGTTCTCACAAAG GATGGCAGAGTGTTCACCTTTGGGGAAGGAAGCCGTGGCCAACTTGGACATAACTCCACCACTAATGAACTCCTGCCCAGGAGAGTGGAGAGGCTTGAGGGCCAAGCCTCACAGGTAGCATGTGGCAG ccATCACACATTGGTGCTCATGTCTTCTGGATCACTCCTAGCCTTTGGCAGTGGGGATAAAGGTCAGCTGGGAACGGGCAACATGGAGGACTGTATTCTGCCCATCCCAGTGAAGCAGACCTGGAGCTGTGCTGAACCTTCTACACAGA AAATGACAATATCGGCTGGATGGAATACGGGATTCCTCCACTTTGCACCACGACAG aGTTCTGAAATAAAAGACCAAATATGCAAAGTGAATGAGGAGAAACTTAAAAAATGGATGACACTGAAAACAGTCAGCAAAGATGCAGAGAG AGAGATCTCATTGGTATTTTCCTCAAGTTCAAGTCTTGTTGCAAATTTTACTTGTAACAG TGAACCTCCTGTCCCAGCTGGTTCCATTGACATGTGTGCTGTCAGAAGGACTTTCACCCAGCTGAAGGAAATGCCCCAGATCACCAAACTG ATTTCCCTGGTGCCCTTGATAGAATATCTGTTTGGGGCATCTCCAGTCATGAAGTCAGTTGACATCTTCCTGATTCTACCTGAGTGCCATGTTCTCCATGAAGATGTGAACATCATTACCACTGTTCTGCCATTAGCAGAAGCCATTGTTCGGCTCAGTGACACGGCCATCAAATTACTGA GAAAACGGTGGTCCTCTTTGGAGCCAAATGTGGTGGTGAAGCACATCCACATGTGGAAACGCGCTGTGGCCTTTCTGGTTAAATCAGGGCTTCTAAGGGCCTTCAACTCCGGGGTGAAAAATGTGCTCCAGACTCTGAAGCACATGCACAAA GCAAACAAAAGTGCAGCGCATAAAGTTCCTTTGGAAGAGTTCTGCATAGAGGAGATTGGCTTGATCCCCCTCCTGCAGCAGGACGTGACCCTGTGGCGTCAATTCTCACGGATGCAG GACACAGACCAGACTCCTGCCATCTTTTGCCGCTTTCCTTTTGTTCTGGATTTGCCGAGTAAGGTCTTTGTCTTCCATTTTGATGCAACCACAGCAAAG GTGGCACATCACATGGACCATAAAATGAAGCTAGCCTCATGTCCTTTTGACCTGCCTCCCAGTCCTTATTTTCACCTGCAAGTGAAGCGCACAGCGCTGATTGATGACACCTTCAGACAACTGAGTGCAGCTGATCAGGACGATCTCAGGAAGGAGCTTGTT GTAGTCTTTGTTGAAGACATGAAGCAGAACGATGTTAACAAAAGGGACTTGTTTCTACACCTCTTTGATGAGCTGCTAGCACCAAAGTCCAGGATGTTCATATACAATGAATCAGAAACCTTGGTGTGGTTTCCTTCCAAG cctgagctgcaggtgaagAGATATTACCTGTTTGGGGTTCTGTGTGGAATGGCCATGCACAATAACAACATGGTGCACCTGCCATTCCCCCTGGCCTTGTTCAAGAAGATGCTGGAGGTGAAGCCCTCACTGGAGGATCTGAAAGAGTTCAGCCCTGTCCTAGGAAA GAGCTTGGAGAGCATCTTGCAGTACAATGAAGAGGTGTTGAAGAATATGGACTTGACCTTTTCT GTGAGCTGGGATGGCAAAGAAGTGGACCTAGATCCCTCTGAAAAGGGCAAACTGGTCACTCATGCTAACAA GAAAGAATTTGTCAATGCCTATGTGGATTACATCCTAAACAAATCTGTGGAGAAGGTTTTTGAGGAATTCAGGAGAGGATTTTACAAGGTGTGTGATATGGATGTGGTGCAGTTCTTCCAGCCACAGGAACTCAGGGGAGTGCTGGTGGGGAAGGAGGACTATGATTGGGACATCCTGAAACAG AACACACAGTATGAGGGAGGTTACCACCCAAGACATTCTAACATCATGGCTTTCTGGGAGGTGTTTGAGGATCTGTCTCCAAAGCAGAAAAAGGGCTTCCTCT TGTTTCTCACAGGCTGTGATCGAGTCCCCATCTTGGGGATGGCCCAGGTAAAGATGAGAGTTGGAGTCCTATCTAATTCTTCCCAGGAGCACTTCCCCGAGTCCTTCACCTGCCACACACTCCTGCTGTTGCCTGATTACCAGACGAAAGAGAGGCTCCATGCCAAGCTCACCTCAGCCATTGCTGACAACAGGGGCTTTTGGAAGGACTGA
- the LOC118769821 gene encoding probable E3 ubiquitin-protein ligase HERC4 isoform X1, whose amino-acid sequence MYCWGDGSNGQLGVFLEDESVVLVPKDGNFSVGQISQIASGEQHTVFLTTLGKILTCGRNSNGQLGRPKNKHKKTPVEVEGLGAVVGVACGRDHCLALCEPGQVYSWGCGSEGQLGTGTPHTKTAKPRQVQIPSPMPIPITQIACGNFHSLALTKGGDVFAWGQNAYGQLGLGKAVSMQHAPCPVLSLTGVPVVQISAGGEHSFLLSHSGLVYCCGANAEGQLGLNRVDMKGRFSLCEVPALRLLAVSSISCGEAHSAVLTKDGRVFTFGEGSRGQLGHNSTTNELLPRRVERLEGQASQVACGSHHTLVLMSSGSLLAFGSGDKGQLGTGNMEDCILPIPVKQTWSCAEPSTQSMTEMTISAGWNTGFLHFAPRQSSEIKDQICKVNEEKLKKWMTLKTVSKDAEREISLVFSSSSSLVANFTCNSEPPVPAGSIDMCAVRRTFTQLKEMPQITKLISLVPLIEYLFGASPVMKSVDIFLILPECHVLHEDVNIITTVLPLAEAIVRLSDTAIKLLRKRWSSLEPNVVVKHIHMWKRAVAFLVKSGLLRAFNSGVKNVLQTLKHMHKANKSAAHKVPLEEFCIEEIGLIPLLQQDVTLWRQFSRMQDTDQTPAIFCRFPFVLDLPSKVFVFHFDATTAKVAHHMDHKMKLASCPFDLPPSPYFHLQVKRTALIDDTFRQLSAADQDDLRKELVVVFVEDMKQNDVNKRDLFLHLFDELLAPKSRMFIYNESETLVWFPSKPELQVKRYYLFGVLCGMAMHNNNMVHLPFPLALFKKMLEVKPSLEDLKEFSPVLGKSLESILQYNEEVLKNMDLTFSVSWDGKEVDLDPSEKGKLVTHANKKEFVNAYVDYILNKSVEKVFEEFRRGFYKVCDMDVVQFFQPQELRGVLVGKEDYDWDILKQNTQYEGGYHPRHSNIMAFWEVFEDLSPKQKKGFLLFLTGCDRVPILGMAQVKMRVGVLSNSSQEHFPESFTCHTLLLLPDYQTKERLHAKLTSAIADNRGFWKD is encoded by the exons ATGTATTGCTGGGGAGACGGATCGAACGGTCAACTCGGCGTGTTCCTGGAAGACGAGAGTGTTGTCCTGGTACCCAAAGACGGAAATTTTTCTGTTGGACAGATTTCACAAATAGCGAGCGGTGAACaacacacagtgtttctcaCAACACTCGGGAAGATTTTGACATGCGGACGAAATTCAAATGGACAGCTTGGTAGACCAaagaacaaacataaaaaaacgcCAG TGGAAGTGGAAGGCCTGGGTGCAGTTGTAGGTGTGGCCTGTGGGCGGGACCATTGCCTAGCCCTCTGTGAGCCTGGACAGGTGTACTCCTGGGGATGTGGCAGTGAGGGCCAGCTGGGCACTGGCACCCCTCATACAAAGACTGCAAAACCAAG ACAGGTGCAGATACCGTCACCTATGCCAATACCAATAACTCAAATAGCATGTGGAAATTTCCATTCACTGGCACTTACAAAAG GGGGTGATGTTTTTGCTTGGGGTCAGAATGCTTATGGGCAGCTTGGCCTTGGGAAGGCTGTTTCCATGCAGCATGCCCCATGTCCAGTCCTGTCTCTCACTGGAGTCCCCGTGGTGCAGATCTCTGCAGGAGGAGAGCACAGCTTTCTGCTGTCTCACTCAGGGCTGGTCTACTGCTGTGGGGCTAATGCTGAGGGGCAGCTCGGGCTCAATAGAGTGGACATGAAAG GCAGATTTTCACTGTGTGAAGTACCAGCTCTCAGACTTCTTGCTGTTTCCAGCATAAGCTGTGGTGAAGCTCATTCTGCTGTTCTCACAAAG GATGGCAGAGTGTTCACCTTTGGGGAAGGAAGCCGTGGCCAACTTGGACATAACTCCACCACTAATGAACTCCTGCCCAGGAGAGTGGAGAGGCTTGAGGGCCAAGCCTCACAGGTAGCATGTGGCAG ccATCACACATTGGTGCTCATGTCTTCTGGATCACTCCTAGCCTTTGGCAGTGGGGATAAAGGTCAGCTGGGAACGGGCAACATGGAGGACTGTATTCTGCCCATCCCAGTGAAGCAGACCTGGAGCTGTGCTGAACCTTCTACACAGAGTATGACAG AAATGACAATATCGGCTGGATGGAATACGGGATTCCTCCACTTTGCACCACGACAG aGTTCTGAAATAAAAGACCAAATATGCAAAGTGAATGAGGAGAAACTTAAAAAATGGATGACACTGAAAACAGTCAGCAAAGATGCAGAGAG AGAGATCTCATTGGTATTTTCCTCAAGTTCAAGTCTTGTTGCAAATTTTACTTGTAACAG TGAACCTCCTGTCCCAGCTGGTTCCATTGACATGTGTGCTGTCAGAAGGACTTTCACCCAGCTGAAGGAAATGCCCCAGATCACCAAACTG ATTTCCCTGGTGCCCTTGATAGAATATCTGTTTGGGGCATCTCCAGTCATGAAGTCAGTTGACATCTTCCTGATTCTACCTGAGTGCCATGTTCTCCATGAAGATGTGAACATCATTACCACTGTTCTGCCATTAGCAGAAGCCATTGTTCGGCTCAGTGACACGGCCATCAAATTACTGA GAAAACGGTGGTCCTCTTTGGAGCCAAATGTGGTGGTGAAGCACATCCACATGTGGAAACGCGCTGTGGCCTTTCTGGTTAAATCAGGGCTTCTAAGGGCCTTCAACTCCGGGGTGAAAAATGTGCTCCAGACTCTGAAGCACATGCACAAA GCAAACAAAAGTGCAGCGCATAAAGTTCCTTTGGAAGAGTTCTGCATAGAGGAGATTGGCTTGATCCCCCTCCTGCAGCAGGACGTGACCCTGTGGCGTCAATTCTCACGGATGCAG GACACAGACCAGACTCCTGCCATCTTTTGCCGCTTTCCTTTTGTTCTGGATTTGCCGAGTAAGGTCTTTGTCTTCCATTTTGATGCAACCACAGCAAAG GTGGCACATCACATGGACCATAAAATGAAGCTAGCCTCATGTCCTTTTGACCTGCCTCCCAGTCCTTATTTTCACCTGCAAGTGAAGCGCACAGCGCTGATTGATGACACCTTCAGACAACTGAGTGCAGCTGATCAGGACGATCTCAGGAAGGAGCTTGTT GTAGTCTTTGTTGAAGACATGAAGCAGAACGATGTTAACAAAAGGGACTTGTTTCTACACCTCTTTGATGAGCTGCTAGCACCAAAGTCCAGGATGTTCATATACAATGAATCAGAAACCTTGGTGTGGTTTCCTTCCAAG cctgagctgcaggtgaagAGATATTACCTGTTTGGGGTTCTGTGTGGAATGGCCATGCACAATAACAACATGGTGCACCTGCCATTCCCCCTGGCCTTGTTCAAGAAGATGCTGGAGGTGAAGCCCTCACTGGAGGATCTGAAAGAGTTCAGCCCTGTCCTAGGAAA GAGCTTGGAGAGCATCTTGCAGTACAATGAAGAGGTGTTGAAGAATATGGACTTGACCTTTTCT GTGAGCTGGGATGGCAAAGAAGTGGACCTAGATCCCTCTGAAAAGGGCAAACTGGTCACTCATGCTAACAA GAAAGAATTTGTCAATGCCTATGTGGATTACATCCTAAACAAATCTGTGGAGAAGGTTTTTGAGGAATTCAGGAGAGGATTTTACAAGGTGTGTGATATGGATGTGGTGCAGTTCTTCCAGCCACAGGAACTCAGGGGAGTGCTGGTGGGGAAGGAGGACTATGATTGGGACATCCTGAAACAG AACACACAGTATGAGGGAGGTTACCACCCAAGACATTCTAACATCATGGCTTTCTGGGAGGTGTTTGAGGATCTGTCTCCAAAGCAGAAAAAGGGCTTCCTCT TGTTTCTCACAGGCTGTGATCGAGTCCCCATCTTGGGGATGGCCCAGGTAAAGATGAGAGTTGGAGTCCTATCTAATTCTTCCCAGGAGCACTTCCCCGAGTCCTTCACCTGCCACACACTCCTGCTGTTGCCTGATTACCAGACGAAAGAGAGGCTCCATGCCAAGCTCACCTCAGCCATTGCTGACAACAGGGGCTTTTGGAAGGACTGA